In one Sebastes umbrosus isolate fSebUmb1 chromosome 13, fSebUmb1.pri, whole genome shotgun sequence genomic region, the following are encoded:
- the spc25 gene encoding kinetochore protein Spc25, whose product MASITDPNTSNGFTSAIEEIHNKQLKTFGEISDMTTELCQSHRHFLKSALGTCLKKCKDDEMLFDTIQTFKKDLVQRNASLNGKQHAISELISEIQQKEMQKDDIIQKIEKLKEEQVKRKDLIRSQNKANKDRLRNLQKARVVFQDHLGMEMRTIHGKTQLVKGEKLQFVFRNINPSDQDSAYVVTMGIKDGLYQIVSSDPVLECLPVLESRLQETNNLAAFLANVRKEFISQARC is encoded by the exons ATGGCGTCCATTACCGATCCAAACACGAGTAACGGATTCACTAGTGCAATCGAGGAGATCCACAACAAACAACTTAAAACATTTGGGGAGATAAGTGACATGACTACAGAGTTGTGCCAGTCCCACAGACACTTTCTGAAGTCTGCACTTG GTACAtgtttaaagaaatgtaagGATGATGAGATGCTGTTTGACACGATACAGACATTCAAAAAAG ACTTGGTACAGAGAAATGCGTCATTGAACGGGAAACAGCATGCCATTTCTGAATTGATATCTGAGATTCAGCAGAAGGAGATGCAGAAAGACGACATCATCCAGAAGATAGAGAAACTTAAAGAAGAACAAGTCAAGAGAAAAGACT TAATCAGGTCTCAGAATAAAGCAAACAAAGACAGACTGAGGAATCTCCAGAAAGCCAGAGTAGTCTTTCAAGACCATTTGGGGATGGAGATGCGAACAATCCACGGCAAAACACAATTGGTTAAAG GTGaaaagctgcagtttgttttccGCAATATCAACCCGTCAGATCAGGACAGCGCCTACGTTGTCACAATGGGGATTAAAGACGGGTTATACCAGA TTGTGTCCAGTGACCCCGTGCTCGAGTGTTTGCCCGTCTTGGAAAGCCGGCTTCAGGAGACCAATAACTTAGCAGCATTCCTGGCAAACGTCAGGAAGGAGTTTATCTCTCAGGCACGCTGCTAA